The Syntrophotalea acetylenivorans genome contains the following window.
TTCGGCCAATGAAAGATGGCGTCATTGCGGACTTCGACATTACCGAAGAGATGCTGCGCTACTTCATTCAAAAGGTCCACAACCGCAAGACCCTGGTGCGGCCACGGATCGTTATTTGCGTTCCCTCCGGCATTACCCAGGTGGAAAAACGTGCCGTTAAAGAATCGGCCGAATCGGCCGGAGCCCGCGAGGTCTATCTGATCGAAGAGCCGATGGCAGCGGCCATCGGTGCCGGCCTGCCCATCACCGAAGCCTCGGGCAACATGATTGTCGACGTCGGCGGCGGCACTACCGAGGTGGCGATCATCTCCCTGGCCGGGGTGGTCTACGCCAAAAGCGTCCGGGTCGGCGGCGACAAACTGGACGAAGCCATCGTTCAACACCTTAAACGCAAGTACAACATGCTCATCGGCGAACGCACCGCCGAGCAGATCAAGATTGAGATCGGCAGCGCCCACCCCGAAGCAGAAGTGCGCACCATGGCCGTCAAAGGCCGCGACCTGGTCTCCGGCATCCCCAAGACCCTGGAGATAGACTCCAACGAGATCCGGGAGGCACTTTCCGAAACGGTCAACGCCATCATCGAAGCGGTACGCATCGCTCTGGAACGGACCCCGCCGGAACTGGCCGCCGACATCGTCGACAAGGGCATAATACTGGCCGGTGGAGGTGCCTACCTGCGCAACCTCGATGTACTGCTGGCAGAAGAAACGGGCCTGCCGGTGGTTATTGCTGAAGACCCTCTGTCCTGCGTAGTACTCGGCTCCGGCAAGATTCTGGATGAACTCGACCTGCTCAAGCGAGTGACCATCTCTTCTTGAACCAGTACGTTATCGTAGATCGACCAAAAAAAACTACATTCGGGTGAGGCAGGTGCGTCGGTTTTCAAGCAACGCCTGCGACCAATAGCACCGAAAGCGTCGTATATATTTTATTAAACTTGCTGATTAAAGCCCTGTACGGATTTTTCAGTAAGGAAGAGGGCGTCAAGCCCTCTTTTTTCTTTTGTTGGCCCTTTTTCTTCGAATTATATCGCCATGCTGGAACTGCTTCGTAAATATCGGGTTCGATTGCTGGCCGGCTGTCTGGTCCTGACCGCTTTGCTCTTCTATTCGACCAACCTCCGCCACCAGAACAACACGACCATGTTCGAAAAAATTGTGCTGCAGATTGCCTCACCACTGTTGTACGGCTTCGACAGCACCTGTCGAACAGCCGACGGGTTGTGGAGTCGCTACCTGTGGCTGATTGACACCGAACAGCAGAACAAAGCATTACGCGCTGAAAATCGACGCCTGCGGGGTGACCTGACCGACCTGCAAGAGGTGCGTCTAGCCAACGAGCGACTGCGCAAACTCCTTGATTTTCGAGAAAGCAGCGGCCTGTCCGGCGTTGCTGCGCGAATTATCGCTGTCGACGCCAGCAGTCTTTTCCGTACCGTCCTCATCGACAAAGGGCGCCAACAAGGCCTGCGGGAAGGACTCCCCGTGGTGGTTGCCGAAGGAGCCGTGGGCCGGGTCATCAAGTGCACCTCCCGCCAGTCCAGGGTGTTGCTGGTTACCGACGCCTCGTCTACAGCCGCTGCCCTGGTACAGCGTAGCCGCACCCGGGCCATCTGCCGCGGACAGGGGGATTATTTGACCCTTGAATTTGCCTTGCGTCGCGACGACATCGAGGTCGGAGATCTGATTGTCACTTCCGGCACCGGAGGTGTTTTCCCCAAAGGCCTGGTTCTTGGCCGCACCAGCAATATTGAACGGGAAGCTTACGGCCTGTTTCAGACCGTTACCGTCATCCCGGAGGTCGATTTCACGCGCCTTGAAGAGGTGCTGGTACTTCTGGGGGAAGCGTCATGAATATTGTTGTCGGCTACTTTCTACTCGGCCTTGTCGGCATTCTTGTCGAAACCGCTGTTGCTCCCGTACTATTACATATGCAACTGACCCCGGAACTGCTGCTGATTCTGGTCATCTACCTGGGGCTTTACCGCCAGGGTTTTTCCGGCGGTCTGGCCGCCTACACACTGGGACTGCTACAAGACAGCTTTGCCGGGAGCACCCTGGGACTCTACGGCTTAATATTTTTAACTCTGTACCTGATTCTGCGGGGCTTGGCCGAAAGACTCAATACCGAAAGCCCCGCCTTGCTGCTTTTTATGGTGTTGTGCGGCACCCTGCTTCAAGCTGTCCTGCTGATTTTCCTGCTCGGTTTTCTCACCGATGCAGGGGCCGTTTGGCGCAACATCCTGCGATCTCTGCCGTTGCAAGCCGTACTCAACCTGGTTTGCGCTTGGCTCCTGTTCAGTTTCTTGCAGTTGCTACGCCGCCATCGATCTCTGCGCCGTCCCCCTAGACGCCTGTAACCCGGACTCGCTAACCATGGCTCTTAATACCGGATGGTCGGGATCGCCGGCCCTGAAAAAGCGCTTTATTATTGCTTCGCTGGCGGCATTAGCGGTCTTTGTATTCCTGTTTTTACGGCTCTGGTACCTGCAAATCATCCAAGCGGATATCTATCAGGCTCTCTCAGAAAAGAATCGAACCCGTTACATCCCCATCGCCGCTCCCCGTGGCCCGATCGTCGATCGAGACGGTCACATGCTCGTCGACAACCGACCTGCTTTTCGCATCACCGCCTTGCGTCAGGAAGTCGAAGAACCTGAAAAAATGTTGACTCGACTGGCTGAACTCCTTGCTCTCGATCTGGAGATTTTGCAAGAACGATGGGCGGCCGGTCGCCGCTTTCCACGCTATCGACCGGTCCCCCTGGCAGACGACGTCAGTCGCCAGGCCTTGGAGCGGGTCATGGAACACTCTTACGAACTGCCCGGGATCCTGACGGAGGTGCGACCGGTACGGTTTTATCCGCACGGCGAATCGGCCGCCCACCTGTTTGGCTACCTGGGAGAGATTACCGAAGAAGAACTTAGGGCCGCCCCTTACCAGGCCTATCATCCCGGCGATTTCGTTGGGAAAAACGGTCTGGAGAGAGGCATTGAGCAGTACCTGACCGGTATTCCCGGCGAACGTCGTGTAGAGGTCGACGTCAAGGGGAAAAAACTGCGCATTCTCAAAACCCAGGAGCCGGTTCCGGGCAATCGCGTTACCTTGACCATCAACCGCGATCTACAACTGGCTACCGAGGAAGCTTTTGGAGATCAGGCGGGGGCCGCAGTCGCTCTTGATATCAATACGGGCGAGGTGCTGGCCATGGTCAGCACGCCCTGCTATGACCCATCCCTGTTCGCCCGGGGTATTACCGGCAAGGAATGGGTCGAGTTATTACACAACCCTCTCGATCCTCTACAAAATCGCGCCCTCAAGGGTCAGTATCCGCCCGGCTCTATTTTCAAAATCGTCACCGCTTTGGCCGCTCTGGAAAGCGGAAAGGCGACGGCCCGCACCAAAGTCGACTGCCAGGGTGCATTGACTGTCGGCAATCGATCCTTTCGTTGCTGGAAAAAAGGCGGTCACGGCGTCACCGATCTAAAAAAAGCCCTGAAGGAAAGCTGTGACGTCTGGTTTTATGAAGTCAGCCAACAGGTCGGTATCGACCGTATCGCCGACATGGCCCGCCGCCTCGGCCTGGGGGAACCCACCGGACTGGGCTTGGCCGGCGAACGCCAAGGTCTGATACCCGACCAACAATGGAAACAACAAAAGTTCAACGACCGCTGGTACCGGGGCGAGACTTTGATCGCTTCTATCGGCCAGGGTTATATCCTCACCACACCGCTGCAACTGGCCACAATGATGGCCACCGTGGCCAACGGAGGTACCGTACTGCGCCCCTATCTGGTCAAACATATTGAGGACATGGCCGGCGAGACTCAACAACAGACCCAACCGCAGATCGTGCGAAAGGCTCATCTCAATAAGTCCCAGTTGGATGCTCTGCGGCGTGGCCTGGAGGCCGTGGTCAACGAACCCCATGGCACAGCCTGGATGAGCCGCATCAAAGAGCTGCCCTACGCCGGCAAAACCGGCACCTCGCAAGTTGTTCACCAACGCAAACGTCGGGAAAAGGATGCGGAGATCCCCTACCGTCTGCGGGACCACGCTCTGTTTTCCGCCTACGCACCGGCTGCCAATCCACAAATTGCCGTTGCGGTGGTTGTCGAGCACGGGAGTCACGGCAGCAGTGCCGCAGCGCCTATCGCCAAGGCCATGTTCGACAGCTATTTCAAGTTGCAATCGCCGACCGAGTCCGGCGCAGCCGAGGAGAATTAGAGCCATGTTTGATCGCCGTCTGATCACCCATTTCGATTGGCCGCTGCTGCTGCTGATCGTGCTGACTGCCCTGATCGGCATCGCCAATCTTTACAGCGCTACCTCGTCCTGGTCAACTCTGGCAACCCCGGTCTATATAAAGCAGACCTATTGGTTGAGCGGAGGCATTCTGCTTGCCGCTATCGTAAGTTTTATCGACTATCGGCATCTACAGCACCTTGGTTATATCTTCTACGGCCTGACGCTGCTGTTGCTGGCTGCGGTGTTACTGGTCGGCAAGACATCCATGGGGGCCACCCGCTGGCTCGATCTCGGTTTTTTCAATCTGCAGCCGAGCGAAATCATGAAGATTGTCATCATCATTGCCCTGGCTTGTTATTTTGCACGCCAGGACACCCTGGCCGGCTATTCCTTTGAAGATCTATGGATACCCTTCCTGCTGCTCGGCATACCGGCGTTTCTCATCATGAAACAGCCCGATCTCGGCACCGCCCTCATTGTTCTGTTCATCGGCTTTACCATGAGCCTGTTCGCCGGTATTCGCAAAGGCACTCTGACAGTGCTGGCTATATTGGCAGCCGGAGGTGCCGGAGGGGGGTGGTTTCTGCTCCACGACTATCAGAAGCAGCGCATCTTGACCTTCCTTTCCCCGGAGCGCGATCCTCTTGGTTCCGGCTACCACATCATTCAATCGAAAATAGCCGTCGGCAGTGGCGGTTTTTTCGGCAAAGGATTCATGAAGGGCACCCAGTCGCAACTCTCTTTTCTGCCGGAACGCCATACCGATTTCGCTTTTTCGGTTTTCGCCGAAGAGTGGGGGTTCTGCGGCAGCCTGCTGCTGCTTGGCCTCTATTTACTGATCATAATCTGGGGCATCTATGTCGCCCGCAGCGCCGCCGACCTGTTCGGCACCTTTTTGGCTTTTGGTGTTTCAGCCATGCTGTTCTGGCACATTGTTATCAATCTCGGCATGGTCATCGGCTTGTTGCCGGTAGTCGGGGTACCCCTGCCCCTCTTCTCCTATGGCGGCACCAGCATGATCACCACCATGCTCGGCACCGGTTTGTTGCTCAATGTGAGCATGCGGCGATTCACCTTCTAAGGGGTGGCCGCCTGACTGCGTCCCTGTCTAAAATATTGAAATAATTTGGGGATGCCAACGATCTTTGGACCGGATATCTGAATTGACGATGCCGGACCGGTTTTGTTAAAGTACTGTAAATTTTTTTGATATTCTTTGTTGAAAGTTAAAACGTCTCTCTTTTCTACACGATAGAAGCCAGCGAGGAACTGAGTCTATGGGAAACACCGAAACAAGCACCTGGTCTTTTGGCCAGTGGGCGGAAGGCAATCTGGAATTGGCCGCCGCGACCGCTGCGGTCAAGGATCTACCGGCCATGGCCGATATCGTCACCGAGTTTCTGGTGGCGACCCAGGACCCGGACTGGACGGCCAAAAAGCTGGCCATGGTTATCGCCAAGGACCCCGCAATAGCCGCCAGCATCCTAAAGGTGGCCAACAGTTCTTATTATAGTTTCCAACGCCAGATCACCAGTCTTCAGGGTGCCATCTCGGTACTGGGCCTGAAAACCCTCAAGAGTCTGGTTTTGGCGGCCGGCGTAAAGACCATGAACAAGCGCTTTGGCCTGATTGAAAAACTGCTGGTGGAAGACTCGATCGGTAGCGCCCTGAGCGCACGGGCCATTGCCCGCCAAGCAGGGGGACTGGATCCGGAGGAAGCCTTTCTGGCCGGACTCATGCGCCACATCGGCAAGATTGCCATGAACAACATCGCCCCGGAGGATTACACCGAAATCATTCAAGGGGTTTATAACCAGGAAGGTTCCCTGGCCGATCTGGAACGAAAACACTTTCCCTACACCCACAGCGCCATCGGCGCCGCCTTGCTTGACAGCTGGAATCTCTCCCCCGCTTTGGTGGCCTGCACCCTGTTTCACACCGACCCGCCACCGGCCGGAGCACTCGATATAGAAACGGAGCGACTGCTTGCGACGGTCAATCTGGCCGGTACCGTTTGCCAGCATCTCGGCATCGGCCAACGCCAGGCCGAAGAATCCCTCGAGCTGATGAGTAATCCCTGTGCTGCTGAACTTGGGCTCGACGAGGAGGCTGCGGAGGCAATTGTGGAAGAAGTCTCCGGAGCTTTCGAGGAAACCCGGCAGTCTTTTCTCGGCGACAACTAAACCTTGATGGCGTCGTAAAAGGTCCGTCCTACGGCGTTACGACGAATACATCAAACTTAGCATCATCAACAACTGCTGCGGTATCGACCTTCACTACTGGAGGTAATCATGCACGAAGCGATGTTTTGGGAAAGAACAAACAACAGCCAGGTGCGCTGCACCCTCTGTCGCTTTCGCTGTGTCATTGCCGAAGGCCGACTTGGCCGTTGCAAGGTACGGCAGAATCGAGATGGCAAACTCTACAGCCTGGTTTACGGCCGTTGCATCGCTGAGCAGATCGATCCGATTGAAAAGAAGCCCCTCTTCCACTATCATCCGGGCTCTCTCAGCTATTCTATCGCCACCGTCGGCTGCAATTTCCACTGTCTCCACTGCCAGAACCACACTATTTCTCAATGGCCTTCCGGACGCCCCATCGAAGGCCGGGAACTGCCCCCTGCTGAACTGGTGCGGCGGGCAACAGCCAGCGGGTGCCAAAGCATCGCCTATACCTATACCGAGCCGACCATTTACTACGAATACGCCTACGATTGCGCGGTATTGGCCAAACAGCAAGGCCTGGGCAATGTGTTTGTGTCCAACGGTTACACCACCCCGGAAGCTCTGGAAAAAATCGCTCCTTACCTTGATGCGGCCAATATCGACCTGAAAAGCTTTTCCGCCGCCACCTATAAAAAACTCACCGGAGCTGAACTACAGGGCGTCCTGGAAACACTGCGGCATTATCACCAGCTCGGTATCTGGCTGGAGGTGACCTCTTTGCTGATCCCCGGCTGTAACGACACCGATGAGGAATTGCGCGCTATGGCCAACTTCATTGTCGATCAGCTCGGTTGCGACACCCCCTGGCACGTTACCGCTTTTCATCCGACCTACCGCATGACCGAAACCCCGAGAACGCCCCTGGCCACCCTGCAACGAGCCCGTCGCATCGGCGCTGATGCCGGTTTGCATTATATATACGAGGGCAACCTTCCCGGAAGCTGGGAACATACCGTCTGCCCCGACTGCGGAGCACGGGTCATTGAACGTTGCGGCTTTCAGCTAACCGGCAGACAGCTTGCGGCTGGCCGCTGCAGCCACTGCCAAGCCGGCATCGCCGGGATCGGCCTGTAGCCTCCGAGAGTCCTTTTTACTTGAGGCGGTCAAAGATTTATACTCTGCATCCCATGCTGCATCGACTTATCCGGCCGCTAAGCTTCTTAGAACCTGGGGAATACATCCTGCCAGCGAAAACGGGAAGAAGTACGACGGTCTGGGAAAAAGCAACAAAAACCGGCATAAACAAAACCGAGCAGCATCATCATTTCAAACATGGGCGGCCTCTTTTCTGGTGAGTTGCCCCCAGCATGCCCTCTCTCTGTGACAGAATATGTCTCACCCTTGCCATGCAAAATCATCGACACACCGTTCCAGCCCTTCGGGGACTACCAACGGGACGAATCAACCGCAAGTTCTCGCCGTATTGTTACTGAGCACTATTGGCGGCCTACTCGCTGCCCCCATCCTTTCACCCCTGCCGCTCCCTCTTCTCTGGCCCACCCTGCTGGCCCTGATCTGGGGCATATTGCGCAACACCCGCCTGGCGACAATAAGCCTGGCAGTCTTCTGCGCCCTTCTGGCGATAACCCAATACCAGCGGCAGATTTCTCCGCCCCTTCCCGAACACCATGTCGCCCTGCTGCCTCAAAGGCAGCCTCTAACAATAGAAGGTCGAGTGCAGGCAATTCACGGAGGGGACCCGCTGCGTATCGACCTCGACACCGATCACTTAGTGAATGATTCGGCATCGCATGCTCTTACCGGTCGCCTGCGACTGACCATCGGCGAAGGTAAGTTAAACTTCCAGGTGGGCCAGCGCATCCGTTTCCGCGGCAGCCTGAGATCCCCGGAGCCTTTTGGCACTCCGGGTGAATTCGATTATGCGCAATACCTGGCGGCACGAAGCATTTTTGTTACCGCCTACGTCAACCGTGCCGAGGACATCGTGGCCTTCGCCACTGAAAGAGGAGCAGGGATTCTAAGGCGGCTGGCAGCGCTGCGCCACATCATCGGTGAGCGCATCGATGAGGCGGTGACACCTGACCAGAAAACCCTGGTGCGGGCCTTGGTGATCGGGGATCGGCAGCTGACCAGCGCCCAGCGACAACAACTGGCGGAGACCGGCCTGTCCCATCTGTTTGCCATATCAGGACTGCATTTGGGATTGCTGGCATTACTGCTCTACAGCGGTGGCCGCTGGCTGTATCGACGCAGCGAAAGACTGCTTTTATTAGCTCCTCCTGGCCGGTTATTGCCTGTGATGTTGCTACCCCTGCTCTGGCTGTATCTTCAATTAAGCGGCAACGCTTTGTCGACCCGCAGAGCCTTTTTAATGACTGTAGTTGGTGCCCTGCTGTTATTAATCGGTCGGCGAATCAAGCCAATGCACGGCCTGGCTGCGGTTGCCTTGCTGATGCTCTGCGGTTCTCCCCTGTGTTTCTTCGAGCCGGCATGGCAACTGTCCATGGCCGGAGTCGGCGGCATCCTGCTCTTGTTGCCGGCCTGGCAAAGGTACATCAGCGCCTGGCCCCGCTGGTCGCGGTGGCCGAGCGGCCTGGCAGCAACCACCCTGGCGGCGACCATCGCCACTACCCCGCTGGTTCTTTACCACTTCCACTTGCTGGCTCCGGCCGGACTCTTGAGCAATCTGCTGGCTGTGCCCTTGATCGGCTTTGGCGCTGTGCCGTTGGGTTTGAGTGGAACCCTGATCGACCCCCTATGGCCATCCGCAGGCGCAGCACTCTACCGACTGTGCGGTCATCTTTGTCAATTGACTCTACAGGGGGCCACTCATTTGAGCCAGGCACCGCTGCTATCGGCCAAAGTTTGTTACTTTTCGCCTCGCATCCTCCTTGGCCTCACCCTCTCATCCCTGTTGCTGCTGGTACCATACCGGGCCGGGCGCTGGCTCTACCATCGCGGGCCACTGCTTGTGGCAGCTCTGCTTTTGCTGTTTCTACCACCGTCAATACCTGAGCAACTAACGGTTACCGCGTTGAGTGTCGGCCAGGGAGAGGCCCTGTTGTTGTCGAGACCACAGGCCGGTCATTATCTTATCGATGGTGGCGGAATCTATGGCAGCACTTTCGATGTCGGTACCAGACTGGTGGCGCCGGCTTTGGCACGGCTTGGCGTCTCTTCCCTGGAGGCAGTCATCCTTACCCATGACCACCCGGATCACCGCCAGGGTCTGGTAGAAATTCTCAACCATTTCCCGGTTAAAGCTTTCTGGTCCGCGCAGACCCTGGCAGAATTGCATCCC
Protein-coding sequences here:
- a CDS encoding rod shape-determining protein, whose protein sequence is MFNLFDVIFGMFSNDLAIDLGTANTLVYLKSKGIVVSEPSVVAVQKDHMGQRKVLAVGMEAKKMLGRTPGSIIAIRPMKDGVIADFDITEEMLRYFIQKVHNRKTLVRPRIVICVPSGITQVEKRAVKESAESAGAREVYLIEEPMAAAIGAGLPITEASGNMIVDVGGGTTEVAIISLAGVVYAKSVRVGGDKLDEAIVQHLKRKYNMLIGERTAEQIKIEIGSAHPEAEVRTMAVKGRDLVSGIPKTLEIDSNEIREALSETVNAIIEAVRIALERTPPELAADIVDKGIILAGGGAYLRNLDVLLAEETGLPVVIAEDPLSCVVLGSGKILDELDLLKRVTISS
- the mreC gene encoding rod shape-determining protein MreC encodes the protein MLELLRKYRVRLLAGCLVLTALLFYSTNLRHQNNTTMFEKIVLQIASPLLYGFDSTCRTADGLWSRYLWLIDTEQQNKALRAENRRLRGDLTDLQEVRLANERLRKLLDFRESSGLSGVAARIIAVDASSLFRTVLIDKGRQQGLREGLPVVVAEGAVGRVIKCTSRQSRVLLVTDASSTAAALVQRSRTRAICRGQGDYLTLEFALRRDDIEVGDLIVTSGTGGVFPKGLVLGRTSNIEREAYGLFQTVTVIPEVDFTRLEEVLVLLGEAS
- the mreD gene encoding rod shape-determining protein MreD; the encoded protein is MNIVVGYFLLGLVGILVETAVAPVLLHMQLTPELLLILVIYLGLYRQGFSGGLAAYTLGLLQDSFAGSTLGLYGLIFLTLYLILRGLAERLNTESPALLLFMVLCGTLLQAVLLIFLLGFLTDAGAVWRNILRSLPLQAVLNLVCAWLLFSFLQLLRRHRSLRRPPRRL
- the mrdA gene encoding penicillin-binding protein 2, with product MALNTGWSGSPALKKRFIIASLAALAVFVFLFLRLWYLQIIQADIYQALSEKNRTRYIPIAAPRGPIVDRDGHMLVDNRPAFRITALRQEVEEPEKMLTRLAELLALDLEILQERWAAGRRFPRYRPVPLADDVSRQALERVMEHSYELPGILTEVRPVRFYPHGESAAHLFGYLGEITEEELRAAPYQAYHPGDFVGKNGLERGIEQYLTGIPGERRVEVDVKGKKLRILKTQEPVPGNRVTLTINRDLQLATEEAFGDQAGAAVALDINTGEVLAMVSTPCYDPSLFARGITGKEWVELLHNPLDPLQNRALKGQYPPGSIFKIVTALAALESGKATARTKVDCQGALTVGNRSFRCWKKGGHGVTDLKKALKESCDVWFYEVSQQVGIDRIADMARRLGLGEPTGLGLAGERQGLIPDQQWKQQKFNDRWYRGETLIASIGQGYILTTPLQLATMMATVANGGTVLRPYLVKHIEDMAGETQQQTQPQIVRKAHLNKSQLDALRRGLEAVVNEPHGTAWMSRIKELPYAGKTGTSQVVHQRKRREKDAEIPYRLRDHALFSAYAPAANPQIAVAVVVEHGSHGSSAAAPIAKAMFDSYFKLQSPTESGAAEEN
- the rodA gene encoding rod shape-determining protein RodA; its protein translation is MFDRRLITHFDWPLLLLIVLTALIGIANLYSATSSWSTLATPVYIKQTYWLSGGILLAAIVSFIDYRHLQHLGYIFYGLTLLLLAAVLLVGKTSMGATRWLDLGFFNLQPSEIMKIVIIIALACYFARQDTLAGYSFEDLWIPFLLLGIPAFLIMKQPDLGTALIVLFIGFTMSLFAGIRKGTLTVLAILAAGGAGGGWFLLHDYQKQRILTFLSPERDPLGSGYHIIQSKIAVGSGGFFGKGFMKGTQSQLSFLPERHTDFAFSVFAEEWGFCGSLLLLGLYLLIIIWGIYVARSAADLFGTFLAFGVSAMLFWHIVINLGMVIGLLPVVGVPLPLFSYGGTSMITTMLGTGLLLNVSMRRFTF
- a CDS encoding HDOD domain-containing protein, yielding MGNTETSTWSFGQWAEGNLELAAATAAVKDLPAMADIVTEFLVATQDPDWTAKKLAMVIAKDPAIAASILKVANSSYYSFQRQITSLQGAISVLGLKTLKSLVLAAGVKTMNKRFGLIEKLLVEDSIGSALSARAIARQAGGLDPEEAFLAGLMRHIGKIAMNNIAPEDYTEIIQGVYNQEGSLADLERKHFPYTHSAIGAALLDSWNLSPALVACTLFHTDPPPAGALDIETERLLATVNLAGTVCQHLGIGQRQAEESLELMSNPCAAELGLDEEAAEAIVEEVSGAFEETRQSFLGDN
- the amrS gene encoding AmmeMemoRadiSam system radical SAM enzyme — encoded protein: MHEAMFWERTNNSQVRCTLCRFRCVIAEGRLGRCKVRQNRDGKLYSLVYGRCIAEQIDPIEKKPLFHYHPGSLSYSIATVGCNFHCLHCQNHTISQWPSGRPIEGRELPPAELVRRATASGCQSIAYTYTEPTIYYEYAYDCAVLAKQQGLGNVFVSNGYTTPEALEKIAPYLDAANIDLKSFSAATYKKLTGAELQGVLETLRHYHQLGIWLEVTSLLIPGCNDTDEELRAMANFIVDQLGCDTPWHVTAFHPTYRMTETPRTPLATLQRARRIGADAGLHYIYEGNLPGSWEHTVCPDCGARVIERCGFQLTGRQLAAGRCSHCQAGIAGIGL
- a CDS encoding DNA internalization-related competence protein ComEC/Rec2 translates to MSHPCHAKSSTHRSSPSGTTNGTNQPQVLAVLLLSTIGGLLAAPILSPLPLPLLWPTLLALIWGILRNTRLATISLAVFCALLAITQYQRQISPPLPEHHVALLPQRQPLTIEGRVQAIHGGDPLRIDLDTDHLVNDSASHALTGRLRLTIGEGKLNFQVGQRIRFRGSLRSPEPFGTPGEFDYAQYLAARSIFVTAYVNRAEDIVAFATERGAGILRRLAALRHIIGERIDEAVTPDQKTLVRALVIGDRQLTSAQRQQLAETGLSHLFAISGLHLGLLALLLYSGGRWLYRRSERLLLLAPPGRLLPVMLLPLLWLYLQLSGNALSTRRAFLMTVVGALLLLIGRRIKPMHGLAAVALLMLCGSPLCFFEPAWQLSMAGVGGILLLLPAWQRYISAWPRWSRWPSGLAATTLAATIATTPLVLYHFHLLAPAGLLSNLLAVPLIGFGAVPLGLSGTLIDPLWPSAGAALYRLCGHLCQLTLQGATHLSQAPLLSAKVCYFSPRILLGLTLSSLLLLVPYRAGRWLYHRGPLLVAALLLLFLPPSIPEQLTVTALSVGQGEALLLSRPQAGHYLIDGGGIYGSTFDVGTRLVAPALARLGVSSLEAVILTHDHPDHRQGLVEILNHFPVKAFWSAQTLAELHPEIREPLQKKGIPLLVFTEGWSKLDQGTAGELAIYVPPQKTPKINNRSLVLYARHGQEGLLLTGDLERQGVDDLLNHPPAGPVTLLKLPHHGSRYSEPWRLTEELHPQMVFASSGRHNRYGLPHKMVIQSLSEQGLKVYDTGQDGSLRFGSDNSGWHLQHWEKGLFR